The DNA segment acattttttatttttattgatagAGACCCACGAAAACCATGGTGTAATTCACACTCTGGCTGAGACTCTCTCCACCTGCTGTCTAAGTAAGCTGCTCTCTGACGTCATTGTCACGCCATTAAGACGGATCACTGGTGTCAGAAAGTCCATTCGGTTTACCTTCAGAGTTACAATGCTCTTCAGTGTAGCCTAGTTATTATATACTGAGCTTCTGAGCTACTGAGTCCAACAGGACTTCTGGGCTAAACCTTTGGCTACAGAGACGTGGCTTACGTGGCTTTTATCCTCACAGCTGAAGTGTTAAAGCCAAGAGAGTTATATAGCATCCACTCTGCCCATGTTCGAATACCCGTTCTAgcatactatactgaacaaaaatataaacacaacatgcaacaatttcaaatattttactgagttacagttcatgtaaggaaatcagtcaattgaaatgaattaattaggcccgaatctatggatttcacaactgggaatacagatatgcatttgttggtcacagatacctttaaaaaggtaggggtgtggattagaaaaccagtcagtatctggtgtgaccaccatttgcctcatccagggcgacatctccttcgcatagatgTTGTCCCtctcttcttcaatggctgtgcaaagttgctgaatattggcaggaactggaacacgctgtcgtaaaCGTCGAtgcagagcatcccaaacatgctcaatgggtgacatgtctgttgagtatgcaggccatggaaggactggaacattttcagctaccaggaattgtgtacagatccttggctgcggatgaatggcacgacaatgggcctcaggatctcgtcacggtatctctgtgcattcaaattgccattaataaaatgcaattgtgtttgttgtctgtagcttctgcctgcccataccataaccccaccaccaccatgtggcactctgttcacaacgttgacatcagaaaactgctcgcccacacgatgccatacatgtggtctgtggttatgaggccggttggaggtactgccaaattctttaaaacaatgttggaggcggcttatggtagagaaattaacattcaattatctggcaacagctcaggtggactatcctgcagtcagcatgccaattgcatgctccctctaaacttgagacatctgtggcattgtgttgtgtgacaaaactgcacattttagagtggccttgtattgtccctagcacaagctacacctgtcaggtggatgaatgaTCTTTGCAAATGAAagattctcactaacagggatgtaaacaaatttctgcacaaaagttgagagaaataagctttttgtgagtgAAAAATGTATGGGTatcttttatttcatctcatgaaacatgggaccaacactttacacgttgcgtttatatttttgttcggtgtaaATAGTATGCAGAAAAATATATAGTTTTATAAATAGACTGACATTTCAAAAATAGACTCCCACAATTCGTTAATTTTGGTACAGCACGTCAATTTCTCTGATTATCAGCAGTTGTCAAACATGTTGGAAAAGATGAAAAGACGAGTGAATTCCACTAGACCAAACACCAAAATGAGTATGCAGTTTAGGTATGTAATACACTAGGATGGGTATTCAGACATGGCCACTCTCTACTCAacgctctctctcctcatctcaccTTGTCATCCACCAACAGCTCCATGGGGTTGTTGCCCCACTCAATCAGCACCAGTTCGTTGGCCTGTCCTGGTACAGAGTAGGAGAAGggggtccccagcccggggcctGCGCCCCCCTTTATCCACAGACACAGGGTCAGGGCAAAGATCTCGTGCAGGAGGGTCATCTTGACCTTCCCGTACATGTAGTTGGTTCTCATGGGGAAGCCGATCTGGAAGGCATCAGGGTTCTTGGTACCTGTgtggtgcaggttattcagtagagagTCCAGTTTGTTGTTGGAGTGCAGGCCAGCCCTGGGCCCTGGTATGCGATAACCCGTTCTCTGCAGATAACCATGGCTATCTGCCTCGTTGTCGTGTTGCCCATCGTCATGGTGATCATCGGGGTGGTCGTCATGGTGACTGTCGTCGTGATGCCCGTCGTTGTCATGGTGATTGTCATGGTGACTGTCGTCGTGATGCCCGTCATCGTcgtggtcttcatggtgcccgtCATCGTcgtggtcttcatggtgcccgtCATCGTGGTGATCGCTGTCGTCATGGTGATTGGGGCTGCTGCTGAGGGCAGCAGCGGTGTGGTGCATCTGCTGCTCCAGAGCACTGATCTTCCTCTGGAGGAGCTCCTTCAGAGAGCTGGAGTAGGTGGTGGAGGTGTTCCTTGACTGATGGGGAGGGAGACACAAACACTACCCTTATTTACTGTTGACTACAGTACgtacattattttttttattatggtTGTGATTGAGAAACAGATTGAGAGATAAGTATTGCTATTTGACCGTTTTTACACTGTTGACTTGGGGTCTCTCTGTGGGACAGTGACGATAGACAGATGGCATGGGCAGCAGAGGGTACAGATCTGAGATCAGTGTCAATTATCATGATCTCCACTTACAGCCTGATAATCAGGCCACAAACCTGGACGACAAAGCCTGAATTacgagagaaagcaagagagagagaacaggtaggAATGATGTGCCCTGCCCAGCTCCATCCAGCTACACtaattttacccatctaccaagcTAACCTAACTCTCTACACCAATCTTAAACTCACCCAGCTAGCTCTGCCCTGCTCATCTCaaacccacccacccaaccatACCAAACCCTACCAAGTGTACTCAAGCAGAATCCATTTAAACCGTCAGTGCTCAATAACCTTGTCTAGTGTGCCCATTTTGATTTAGACAGGGTGATCATCCAACCCCACTGTTCTGctccagacagtcagacagggcTGGCAGTGTAGCAGAGGAAAGGGACAATGGTGTTCCTGGATTGGTTTTACAAATAAAGGATTTTGATGCCAGAAAACAAGATGTAGAATTCTGTCTCGCATGGCAGGGTGGTACTTTCATGTGATTAACTGATTAAGAGATGTAAATATCCCGAGCTCTTATTCAACTTGATTTGTTTATTTGACCAAACAATCCAATGGCATGTGCATCACCTGACCTGAGACAAGACAAGGAAGTGACACGTAGAAACACATTACACCCCacttcttctctcgctctctctctttctttctctctcgcattATAATATAGTAATCtgctatttagcagacacttttatccaaaacaATTTAAAGTAATCCCTTAATCCTGATTttagtctctgtctctcatccctCTGTCATTCTTTTATCTCTTTCCTTATGACCCCATCCTATCTCCATGATCTATTTTCTGTACTAAACGGAACTTTCTCTCACCTGCAGGTTATCCATTCTCTCTTTCAGGGCCTGCAGCATCCTGCCCAGTTCCTCCGGCGATTTTGATGATATCATATCCTCTGGTGTTGCGTGTTTATCCTGCCCGCTGTTGTTATGCCCACTGTCCGACCGGTGCTCCCCATTCCCAGGGTAGTGTCCAGCTGCATCCAAGGCATGGTTGTTGTTTCCATGGTGACCCTGCTGGTTGCCATGGTGACCGTTGTCAGCGTAAGGCAGTTGGCTGACAACCCCTCCATGATGAGATGGAGGTCCATGGTGGTCGTTGTGACCCCCGATGCCCGGCCCAGAGCCCTCGCACAGGGTGAGCTTGGCGGTTAGCTCCCTGATGGTCTCTCTCATATCCAGGATGGTCTCTTTCTGCTGCACCAGGCTTTCTCTCAGGTGTAAAATACTAGTTTTAGCCTCCTCTGTCATTCCCCACCAGCCATTATTGTTCGGGGGCCCTACAGGAGGCCCGTGGTGCCCTGCCCCGCTAGGCCCCATGACTGGCCCCCCAGAGGGGAAGCAGGCAGGGTCGGTATCGGCAGGGACGGGAATGCAGATGAACCGCGGGTGGCCTCCATAGTCAGGCCCTGGCATGGCAGCGGTaggggagatgaagaggaggatggtGGAGAGGATGAGTGTTTGTAACGACGAGGGTTTAGAGGTGCACTTGTGTTCCATTTTCAGCACTCTTTGAGTATGGTTTGAGGTTGAAGAAATAGACTTCAACCTGTCTGATGTGAGTAAGTTTAACTCTTTTGAATTAAAAGCAGCATGTCCCAGAAAAGCTATTTTCCAATAGCTCTGTGGTCTGATACCTCTGAAAGTTTCTTATTTTATGGTGTGGGAGAACCAGAGCTGTTGTGGAAAGCACCTGTAAGAAAAGTATGAGGTTTAGAATGCAGCTGAGTAACTTTTGGTCTAGGACAGCACACGAAGTAGCAGGGACCGGTAGTTCCCCTTCTATTGCTGTGGGTGCTGTTTGGAAGACTACAAGGTTGCAGTTGTAGGTATGGAAGTCAGTACTGTACTCTAGGCAGGACCGTACACAGATCTTTGGTGGTCTCAAAGTGAGAAAAAGGGTGCCCCCTTCCAAAATGACCGTCATTCCATTTATATTTTTCTACTGCTCCTGTAGCCAAATTCTCCATGATTTGTTTAAACATAGGCTTTACTTTTCTACCACAACACACTCACTCATCATACATTGTAGACTAAGCCAGCTCAAAGATGAAAGGAAGTTAGTTGATTATCTTGCTAGAACCACTACCGCGGTCTATATAGTATCTGATAATTGTTGATGTAGACTAGATGGATCAGCTAGTTAGCTAGGCTATGCTGTCAAAACAAGCTAGTCTTTACTTGATTTGAATTTGTTCGGCTAACAAACAGTCAAACTGCAGTcacccccttccctgtcccttccctgtccctgtccctgtccctgaccgtGAGGCAACACGTGCTACTAACCTACTACTGGCGGTACTCATTGTAAACCGATAGGCAATTCGTTGCATTTGAAGTTACAAGAGAGAGAATAGACTAAATCAAATAAAGAgtcattgttttttttctttttttacacgCACGTGCCTGACTGTAGTGCAGTATTCCATCTGCAGGGTTGATGCATTCATTGGCTTTTGAGAGATTAATCAAGGGATTGGCCTGGAATAAAACAAAAT comes from the Oncorhynchus keta strain PuntledgeMale-10-30-2019 unplaced genomic scaffold, Oket_V2 Un_contig_496_pilon_pilon, whole genome shotgun sequence genome and includes:
- the LOC118381879 gene encoding neuronal pentraxin-1-like yields the protein MEHKCTSKPSSLQTLILSTILLFISPTAAMPGPDYGGHPRFICIPVPADTDPACFPSGGPVMGPSGAGHHGPPVGPPNNNGWWGMTEEAKTSILHLRESLVQQKETILDMRETIRELTAKLTLCEGSGPGIGGHNDHHGPPSHHGGVVSQLPYADNGHHGNQQGHHGNNNHALDAAGHYPGNGEHRSDSGHNNSGQDKHATPEDMISSKSPEELGRMLQALKERMDNLQSRNTSTTYSSSLKELLQRKISALEQQMHHTAAALSSSPNHHDDSDHHDDGHHEDHDDDGHHEDHDDDGHHDDSHHDNHHDNDGHHDDSHHDDHPDDHHDDGQHDNEADSHGYLQRTGYRIPGPRAGLHSNNKLDSLLNNLHHTGTKNPDAFQIGFPMRTNYMYGKVKMTLLHEIFALTLCLWIKGGAGPGLGTPFSYSVPGQANELVLIEWGNNPMELLVDDKAVTLPLSISDGKWHHVCVTWSTRDGEWEAYQDGVKRGSGENLSAWHPIKPGGVFILGQEQDTLGGRFDATQAFMGDISDLQMWANVLTAHDIYSLASCNSHLSGDVITWSENVVELHGGVTKYPFDPCH